TAAATATTGAGCATCTTCTTTCATTCATACTAAAATATCCTAAAGAATATTTATAATCTCTCAGCGCTATTATAAAGGGCAAGAAATGATTGAAATATGCGGAATTTACCTTAAAAAAACGACAGATTTGAAGTTTAAAAGATTATGGAAAATCCACGATTTAGAAAAATTATCCTTAACTTTAAAAGTGAGTGAACACATAATTGAAATTTGTAAAGAATTGAATCATCATTATCCAGCTACAAGATATCCTCTTGAACTCGAGTAGACAAAAAACATACCCAAAGCAGCATTTGAAAATAGCAAGGACGTGGTAGAATGGGTAAAAAAGAAGAATGACAGCGATGTTGATATCATCGTTGTAACTCCAAAACTATATGGTGAATGGCATAAGAAGAAAAATTACCCCGTTGATATTCTTTTATTTAATGTTAAAGAATTCGAAAAATTAAAAAAGCAAGTTTCAATAGTTAGCGAGGCTTTAAGAGAAGGGATAGAGACCTAAGAGCTCACGTATACATGATGAGCTTCTGCTTTCATCAACACGAAAATATTTTAAATAATATTATAATCTTTTAGCCTTATTCCTAACAGTGAGTTACTGACGAGTAGGAAAAGAAGGTATGAGTAACGAGAAGGTTAAAGTCAGACATATAATATCGCTACCGTACTCTTTCGTTAGAGGAAAAAGCGAGGACATTTTCTTTTCTTCTGCAGTTGTAGAATTGATTAGCGCTCTTTGTTTGCACGCTTTAAGAGCAACTTCCATCACATCGATTTTGGGAGTGTCTATTGCAAGCGGTACATTAGTTACTTCTTGAACTACGCTTACAAGCCATTTCATAACTTCCTTTGGATCTTCCGCACCAGGTCCTGTGCTAATATCAAGTACGTTAGCACCTGCAGCTACTTGCTCTAAAGCAAGGCGCTGAATAAAATCTTTATCTCTTTTGTCAATAGCTTTTGCAACGGATTTGAACATTCCGTTAATTCGCTCGCTTATTATTAGCATTTGTACCACCCTTTAGTAGCAATTATCATACCCAAGTAAATACGCTTCGGTTGAAGCAGCAGAATATTTATTAGTGAGCCAGCATATTTTTAGCACGTGCAAAAAAAATATACTGCCCTACTCCAGCCTTGGAATAAAAAAGTTGAAGTAGCAGAGGGCGAAAATGTACTTAAACTTTTGACAGCTCAAAAGCTCTATATAGATTCTGTATGTGGTGGTATAGGCAAATGCGGTAAATGCAAAGTGCAAGTAAAAGGTAAATACAGGACTGAGAAAACAGAACTACTGACGAAGGAAGAGCTTGCAGAGGGCTATTGCTTGGCGTGTCAAACACAAATAGAAGGTCACGTTGAGATATTTATACCGCCGAGCTCTAGACTTGGCGAGCCTCAAATTCTAACCAAATCTGAAATTATCAAGGTTGAGAAAATAGCTCCTGTGGTGGATAAATACTGGCTAAAGCTACCTTTACCTACTCTGACAGATAATATAAGTGATTTAGAAAGGCTGCAGAGAGCTCTTAAATACCAAGATGTGAGTATTGATCTAAATGTTCTTAGGAAGTTTGGTAGAATATTACGTGAAAGTAATTGGGATGTTACTGTAACTTTGACCGAGCTTGATGGCAAGCATGAAATCACAAATATAGAGGCAGGCAATACAATCTCAAGAAAGTACGGGCTTGCGATAGATATAGGCACTACTACCGTAGTAGCAACTCTTGTGGACCTTAACGAAGGCAATATTATAGATACAGCTTCAGACTATAATAAGCAGATAATATGCGGCGCTGATGTTATATCTAGGATAAACTATAGCGAAGAAGAGAAGCACGGACTAAAAAAACTGAATTCTTTGGTTATAGCTACCATAAACTATCTAATCAAAGACCTAACCGCCAACAACAATATTAGAAGGGATGAAATTAGTTACATTGTTACTGCTGGCAATACTACTATGACTCACCTTCTACTTAATATTTCGCCTTCAACAATCAAGCGCGAGCCCTATATTCCAACTGCAAATTTAATTAAAGAGCTCAAAGCTCGCGAGCTAGGTATACAAGCACCTAACGCTTATTTGTATTGTGTACCTGGAAGAAGCGCTTATGTGGGGGGCGATATTACTGCAGATATTTTAGCGAGTGGTATGCACAAAAAGGAAGAGCTCTCAATGCTGATTGATGTGGGTACTAACGGTGAAGTCGTGCTCGGTAGTAAAGATTGGCTGGTTGCATGCTCTTGCTCAGCAGGACCTGCCTTTGAAGGTGGCGAGGTAGATTACGGCACTCGCGCTGTAAAAGGAGCTATTGAAAAATTGCATATTACACCAAATTTTGAAGTTGAATATTCTGTTATAGGCAACGTGAAGCCTATCGGTATTTGTGGCTCGGGACTGATTGATCTTTTAGGAGAGCTTTTTAGATGTAACATAATAGACAAAAGCGGCAGAATAAGAGATTTAGATAATCCTAGAATAAGAGAAGGCAAAGAAGGTAAAGAGTTTGTGGCTGTACGAGCTGAAGATACTAAAATAGGTAAAGATCTTGTAATTTCAGAATCGGATATCAGAAATATTATAAGAACAAAAGCAGCTATTTATGCGGCAACTTCGCTACTACTAAAAACAGTAGGCTACGAAACTAAAGATTTGTATCAGATATTTATTGCAGGCGCTTTCGGTAACTATCTAGATGCTAGAAAATCTATACTTACGGGAATACTACCCGATGTAGATATTGAGAAACTGAAATTTATTGGTAATGGCGCACTTACAGGAGCGCAACTCATACTTCTCTCCAAGAAAAAAAAGGAAGAAGCTGAAGAAATATTTAGAAAGATTACTTATATAGACTTGAGTACAAACCCTAAATTTTTCGAGGAGTTCACATCTGCGCTATTTTTGCCACATACTAATTTAGAGCTTTTTCCTACTGTGAAGAAAATGCTGGTATAATGAAAACAAGATCTAATTATGAGTTTGATTTTAATCTTTTGCCTACCGGTATCGGCAGTCTGCCTCATTTAAATGCGCAAGAAGCCTGCAAAGTTATACTAGAAAATTTCAGTGAGATACCTTTCTGGCCTCAACTGCCTAACTTAGGCTTTAAAGAAAATATGCATGCGCAATTTGCTTATGATCTACCTGGAATAATTGTTGATTATGATGATAAAAAGATTTTCGCAGATTTGGAAAAGAAATTAGGTTTAGAAATTGATAGCTTCCACCGTAAAATTTCTGAGTGCACGTTAACTTATGATAAAGAATACTTCTCAGGCTTATCTACAATGCTAGCAAAAAAAGAGCTGTTAAGGGCTACGAAGGCAATAAAAGGTCAAATCACAGGGCCTATAAGCTTAGGACTACAGATTACAGACTCTCAGTCTGGCAAAGCGCTGCTCTACAATGAGCTCTATCGCGAGATTATCGTGAAAGCTCTAAATGAGAAAGCCAAATTGCAAGAGCGCTTGCTTAGAGCGCTAAATAAACAGATAATTATTTTCTTTGACGAGCCTTCTTTGTGCATGTACGGTACTCCTTATTTGAATTTAAGCAGAGAAGAAATTGTAAACGCTCTTACAAGCGTAGTGAAAGGACTGAGCTGTTTAAAAGGAGTACATTGCTGCGGTAATACAGATTGGTCTATGCTACTAAAGCTTCCTATAGATATAATTTCTTTTGATGCCTATAGTTATGGCGAACGCTTGGCTCTTTATACAAAAGAGCTAAAAGAATTTATTGAGCGTGGAGGGGCACTCGCTTTTGGTATTGTACCTTCAGTAGAAGAAAATTTTTGTAGAGAGAGTTTAGAAACGTTAGCTGCGAAGTTCGATTCCTTGTTAAAAAATTTTGTTAGAAAAGGGCTTTCTCAGAAAGAATTTTTAAGTTCCTCTCTTTTAACACCATCTTGCGGACTTGCTGGTATGAGTGTAGAAAGCGCAGGAAAAGCTTTGAAACTTACTAAAGAACTTTCTCAAAAGTTAAGGGAAAGATATGGTAGTTAGTGACGAGACACCGGCCTGAAGGCCGATGCATCAGTAGCTAACGTTTCACTTCAAACGCTTTATCAAGTTCTTTTTTAATATCTTCAATGAACTTCTTATTTTCTTCCTTAACTTTTCCGACCCAAACAATGGACTCTCTTTTTAGTTTACATTCGCCA
The sequence above is drawn from the Candidatus Thermoplasmatota archaeon genome and encodes:
- a CDS encoding dihydropteroate synthase; translated protein: MLIISERINGMFKSVAKAIDKRDKDFIQRLALEQVAAGANVLDISTGPGAEDPKEVMKWLVSVVQEVTNVPLAIDTPKIDVMEVALKACKQRALINSTTAEEKKMSSLFPLTKEYGSDIICLTLTFSLLIPSFPTRQ
- a CDS encoding ASKHA domain-containing protein codes for the protein MQKKYTALLQPWNKKVEVAEGENVLKLLTAQKLYIDSVCGGIGKCGKCKVQVKGKYRTEKTELLTKEELAEGYCLACQTQIEGHVEIFIPPSSRLGEPQILTKSEIIKVEKIAPVVDKYWLKLPLPTLTDNISDLERLQRALKYQDVSIDLNVLRKFGRILRESNWDVTVTLTELDGKHEITNIEAGNTISRKYGLAIDIGTTTVVATLVDLNEGNIIDTASDYNKQIICGADVISRINYSEEEKHGLKKLNSLVIATINYLIKDLTANNNIRRDEISYIVTAGNTTMTHLLLNISPSTIKREPYIPTANLIKELKARELGIQAPNAYLYCVPGRSAYVGGDITADILASGMHKKEELSMLIDVGTNGEVVLGSKDWLVACSCSAGPAFEGGEVDYGTRAVKGAIEKLHITPNFEVEYSVIGNVKPIGICGSGLIDLLGELFRCNIIDKSGRIRDLDNPRIREGKEGKEFVAVRAEDTKIGKDLVISESDIRNIIRTKAAIYAATSLLLKTVGYETKDLYQIFIAGAFGNYLDARKSILTGILPDVDIEKLKFIGNGALTGAQLILLSKKKKEEAEEIFRKITYIDLSTNPKFFEEFTSALFLPHTNLELFPTVKKMLV
- a CDS encoding methionine synthase, which produces MKTRSNYEFDFNLLPTGIGSLPHLNAQEACKVILENFSEIPFWPQLPNLGFKENMHAQFAYDLPGIIVDYDDKKIFADLEKKLGLEIDSFHRKISECTLTYDKEYFSGLSTMLAKKELLRATKAIKGQITGPISLGLQITDSQSGKALLYNELYREIIVKALNEKAKLQERLLRALNKQIIIFFDEPSLCMYGTPYLNLSREEIVNALTSVVKGLSCLKGVHCCGNTDWSMLLKLPIDIISFDAYSYGERLALYTKELKEFIERGGALAFGIVPSVEENFCRESLETLAAKFDSLLKNFVRKGLSQKEFLSSSLLTPSCGLAGMSVESAGKALKLTKELSQKLRERYGS